A genomic window from Pseudocitrobacter corydidari includes:
- the mutY gene encoding A/G-specific adenine glycosylase codes for MTLQASQFSAQVLEWYDKYGRKTLPWQLNKTPYKVWLSEVMLQQTQVATVIPYFERFMARFPTITDLANAPLDEVLHLWTGLGYYARARNLHKAAQQVATLHNGRFPETFEEVAALPGVGRSTAGAILSLSLGQHFPILDGNVKRVLARCYAVSGWPGKKEVEKKLWDISEQVTPAKGVERFNQAMMDLGAMVCTRSKPKCELCPLNTGCVAYANHSWAQYPGKKPKQTLPERTGYFLMVQQGDEVMLAQRPPSGLWGGLYCFPQFEDEAALREWLATRQISAEKLTQLTAFRHTFSHFHLDIVPMWLPVSSFTSCMDEGSALWYNLAQPPSVGLAAPVERLLQQLRAGALA; via the coding sequence TTGACCCTACAAGCGTCTCAATTTTCGGCCCAGGTGCTGGAGTGGTACGACAAATACGGGCGTAAAACCCTGCCCTGGCAACTTAACAAGACGCCTTACAAAGTATGGCTCTCTGAAGTGATGTTGCAACAAACCCAGGTGGCCACCGTCATTCCCTATTTTGAACGCTTTATGGCGCGTTTCCCCACGATCACCGATTTAGCCAATGCGCCACTGGATGAAGTGCTGCATCTGTGGACCGGCCTCGGCTATTACGCCCGCGCGCGTAATCTGCATAAAGCCGCGCAGCAGGTGGCGACGCTGCATAACGGGCGCTTCCCGGAAACCTTTGAAGAGGTTGCCGCGCTGCCCGGCGTCGGGCGCTCCACGGCGGGGGCGATTCTTTCTCTCTCTTTAGGACAGCATTTTCCTATTCTTGATGGAAATGTTAAACGCGTGCTGGCGCGCTGCTATGCTGTAAGCGGCTGGCCCGGTAAGAAAGAGGTTGAGAAAAAACTGTGGGATATCAGCGAGCAAGTCACGCCCGCGAAAGGCGTGGAACGGTTTAACCAGGCGATGATGGATTTAGGCGCGATGGTCTGTACGCGCTCGAAACCGAAGTGCGAGCTTTGCCCGCTCAACACTGGCTGTGTGGCGTACGCAAACCATAGCTGGGCGCAATATCCGGGTAAAAAACCGAAGCAGACGTTACCTGAACGCACCGGTTATTTCCTTATGGTGCAACAGGGTGACGAGGTGATGCTGGCGCAGCGTCCACCGAGCGGTTTGTGGGGCGGGCTGTACTGTTTCCCACAGTTTGAAGATGAAGCGGCGCTTCGCGAGTGGCTGGCAACACGACAGATAAGTGCAGAGAAACTCACGCAATTAACCGCGTTTCGCCACACATTCAGCCATTTCCATCTGGATATTGTGCCAATGTGGCTTCCCGTGTCCTCATTCACCTCTTGCATGGATGAAGGCAGCGCTCTCTGGTATAACTTAGCCCAGCCACCGTCCGTTGGACTGGCGGCCCCCGTGGAGCGGTTGTTGCAGCAGTTACGCGCTGGCGCATTAGCGTAA
- the trmB gene encoding tRNA (guanosine(46)-N7)-methyltransferase TrmB: MKNDVISPEFDENGRPLRRIRSFVRRQGRLTKGQEHALENYWPVMGVEFSEDPVDFATLFGREAPTTLEIGFGMGASLVAMAKANPHQNFLGIEVHSPGVGACLATAHEEGVENLRVMCHDAVEVLHKMIPDNSLTMVQLFFPDPWHKARHNKRRIVQVPFAELVKSKLKLGGVFHMATDWEAYAEHMLEVMSSIEGYKNRSETNDYVPRPESRPVTKFEQRGHRLGHGVWDLMFERVK; this comes from the coding sequence ATGAAGAACGACGTCATTTCACCGGAATTTGATGAAAACGGCCGCCCGCTGCGCCGAATTCGCAGCTTTGTGCGTCGCCAGGGGCGACTGACCAAAGGGCAGGAACACGCATTAGAAAACTACTGGCCGGTGATGGGCGTTGAATTCAGCGAAGATCCTGTCGACTTTGCCACGCTGTTTGGCCGCGAAGCGCCAACCACGCTGGAAATCGGTTTTGGCATGGGCGCATCGCTGGTGGCGATGGCGAAAGCGAATCCGCATCAGAACTTCCTCGGCATTGAGGTTCACTCGCCGGGTGTTGGTGCCTGCCTGGCAACCGCGCATGAAGAGGGCGTAGAAAACCTGCGCGTGATGTGCCACGACGCGGTGGAAGTGCTGCACAAAATGATCCCTGACAATTCTTTAACCATGGTTCAGCTCTTTTTCCCTGACCCGTGGCACAAAGCGCGTCATAATAAACGCCGTATCGTTCAGGTACCGTTTGCTGAACTGGTGAAGAGCAAGCTCAAACTGGGCGGTGTTTTCCATATGGCGACCGACTGGGAAGCCTACGCGGAGCATATGCTGGAAGTGATGTCTTCCATTGAAGGGTATAAAAACCGCTCAGAAACGAACGACTATGTACCGCGTCCGGAATCACGTCCGGTAACCAAATTTGAACAACGTGGCCATCGTCTTGGTCACGGCGTATGGGACTTAATGTTCGAGAGGGTGAAATAA
- a CDS encoding YggL family protein, which produces MAKNRSRRLRKKMHIDEFQEIGFSVAWRFPEGTSEEQIDQTVDKFIEEVIEPNKLAFDGSGYLAWEGLICTQEIGKCTEDHQAQVRKWLEDHKFEEVRTSELFDVWWD; this is translated from the coding sequence ATGGCAAAGAATCGTAGCCGTCGTTTGCGTAAAAAAATGCACATCGATGAGTTTCAGGAAATTGGCTTCTCTGTAGCGTGGCGTTTCCCGGAAGGCACCAGCGAAGAGCAGATCGACCAGACGGTTGATAAGTTCATTGAAGAGGTGATCGAGCCGAACAAGCTGGCGTTTGACGGCAGCGGCTATCTGGCCTGGGAAGGTCTGATTTGCACCCAGGAAATCGGCAAATGCACCGAAGACCATCAGGCTCAGGTGCGTAAATGGCTGGAAGACCACAAATTCGAAGAAGTGCGCACCAGCGAACTTTTCGACGTTTGGTGGGACTAA
- a CDS encoding DUF2884 domain-containing protein, with translation MMRQTLLAAALSLTALSAHADYQCSVTPRDDVILSPQTVQVKGENGNLVITPDGGVTFNGKQYSLNAAQREQAKDYQTELRSALPWIDEGARTRVEKGRVALDKIIAKEVGESSNMRSRLTKLDAQLKAQMNRIIEHRTDGLTFHYKAIDEVRADGQNLVNQAMGGILQDSINEMGAKAVLKGGGNPLQGVLGSLGGLQTSIQNEWKNQEADFKAFGKDVCGRVIALEDSRKALVGTLK, from the coding sequence ATGATGCGTCAAACGCTGCTGGCGGCGGCACTTTCGTTAACGGCATTATCCGCCCATGCGGATTACCAGTGCAGCGTCACCCCGCGTGATGATGTGATCCTGAGCCCGCAAACGGTGCAGGTTAAAGGCGAGAATGGCAATCTGGTCATCACCCCCGACGGTGGCGTGACCTTTAACGGCAAACAGTATTCCCTGAACGCTGCACAGCGCGAACAGGCAAAAGATTATCAAACCGAACTGCGCAGCGCGCTGCCGTGGATCGATGAAGGCGCGAGAACGCGCGTTGAAAAAGGCCGTGTTGCGCTGGACAAAATCATCGCCAAAGAAGTGGGCGAGAGCAGCAACATGCGCAGCCGTCTGACCAAGCTGGATGCCCAGCTTAAAGCGCAGATGAACCGTATTATCGAGCATCGTACCGATGGCCTGACGTTCCACTATAAAGCGATTGATGAAGTCCGCGCTGACGGCCAGAACCTGGTGAACCAGGCAATGGGCGGTATCTTGCAGGACAGCATCAACGAAATGGGCGCGAAAGCCGTGCTGAAAGGCGGCGGTAACCCGTTACAGGGCGTACTGGGTAGCCTGGGCGGCCTGCAAACCTCTATTCAGAATGAATGGAAAAACCAGGAAGCGGATTTCAAAGCGTTCGGTAAGGATGTCTGCGGGCGCGTGATTGCGCTTGAGGACAGCCGTAAGGCGCTGGTGGGGACGCTGAAGTAG
- a CDS encoding endonuclease domain-containing protein, whose protein sequence is MEKRREYAKTLRGQQTREELRLWYLLRGRRFSRYKFRRQHVVGNYILDFACCEARLAIELDGGQHLQQEAYDQQRTEWLALKGWTVLRFWNNELNYDEEAVLRNIFDTLQTLLPSPRPSP, encoded by the coding sequence ATGGAGAAACGGCGGGAATATGCAAAAACGTTACGGGGCCAGCAAACGAGAGAAGAGCTGCGGCTTTGGTATTTGTTGAGGGGGCGGCGGTTTTCCCGCTACAAATTTCGACGTCAGCACGTGGTTGGCAACTACATACTTGATTTTGCCTGCTGTGAGGCAAGGCTGGCAATTGAACTTGATGGAGGACAACATCTACAGCAAGAAGCATATGATCAACAAAGAACGGAATGGCTGGCATTGAAGGGATGGACAGTTTTACGTTTCTGGAATAATGAGCTTAATTATGACGAAGAGGCTGTATTGAGAAATATATTCGATACCCTGCAAACGCTTTTACCCTCACCCCGGCCCTCTCCCTAA
- a CDS encoding DUF1202 family protein produces the protein MKLAWKTAALLLWCFSLHALAADNTPTDDVIKQQFAKESGGMLRLDSFTLRQLDAVGNQATYQVDGDMSSTDNLYTIVEGAGDYLFYERTWTKGQPVKFSAMMQAVGTKDSGWKTTFFSMQTAAKNVGRPFEAGEDRSKMLVVNDAHFMTELGKVEADFARRKATADKDLAQQKVLKQKIAALDEKISLSWGKDANGKPLDRSAVQQEKLEKMYAVDRENDPLKFENRYLETIYEPALAACQQKLSCDATPLYDARDKAFAEHRNAYYTKHTQMAGKIREDMAALDNNVAPLRKEQGELRKQLVALEVSTHEFTRDYKWWREALEKMKKEGIIQ, from the coding sequence ATGAAACTTGCCTGGAAAACGGCGGCGTTGCTGCTGTGGTGCTTTTCACTTCACGCGCTGGCTGCCGACAACACGCCTACAGATGACGTTATCAAACAACAGTTCGCCAAAGAGTCCGGTGGGATGTTGCGTCTGGACTCGTTCACCTTGCGCCAGCTTGATGCCGTGGGAAATCAGGCGACGTATCAGGTGGATGGTGATATGTCCTCTACCGACAATCTGTACACTATTGTCGAGGGCGCTGGCGATTATCTCTTTTATGAAAGGACGTGGACAAAAGGGCAGCCCGTTAAATTTTCCGCCATGATGCAGGCCGTGGGGACGAAAGACTCCGGCTGGAAAACGACCTTCTTTTCTATGCAAACCGCGGCGAAGAATGTCGGCAGACCGTTTGAAGCGGGAGAAGATCGCAGCAAAATGCTGGTGGTTAACGACGCTCATTTCATGACCGAGCTTGGTAAGGTTGAAGCTGACTTTGCACGAAGGAAAGCGACGGCGGATAAAGACCTTGCACAGCAAAAGGTGCTGAAGCAGAAAATTGCTGCTCTCGACGAGAAAATTAGCCTTTCGTGGGGAAAAGATGCCAACGGTAAACCACTCGATCGCAGTGCTGTACAGCAAGAAAAACTGGAAAAAATGTACGCTGTGGATCGTGAAAACGATCCGCTAAAATTCGAAAATCGCTACCTCGAAACCATCTACGAGCCCGCGCTTGCGGCGTGTCAGCAAAAGCTTTCCTGCGATGCAACGCCACTTTACGACGCTCGCGACAAAGCTTTTGCCGAGCATCGCAACGCGTACTATACAAAACATACGCAAATGGCCGGCAAAATTCGCGAGGATATGGCAGCGCTGGATAATAATGTCGCGCCGTTGCGCAAAGAGCAGGGTGAGCTTCGCAAGCAACTGGTTGCACTGGAGGTCAGTACCCACGAATTCACGCGTGATTATAAGTGGTGGCGAGAAGCGCTCGAAAAAATGAAAAAAGAGGGCATTATCCAGTAA
- the ansB gene encoding L-asparaginase 2 produces MEFFRKTALAVLVMGCSSAALALPNVTILATGGTIAGGGDSATKSNYTAGKVGVENLVNAVPQLKDIAVVKGEQVVNIGSQDMNDDVWLTLAKKINNDCAATDGFVITHGTDTMEETAYFLDLTVKCDKPVVLVGAMRPSTSMSADGPFNLYNAVVTAVDPQSVKRGVLVVMNDTVMDGRDVTKTNTTDVATFRSVNYGPLGYIHNGKVDYQRTPARKHTAATPFDVSNLSELPKVGIVYNYASASDLPAKALIEAGYQGIVSAGVGNGNLYKTIFDTLATAAHQGVAVVRSSRVPTGATTEDAEIDDAKYGFVASGTLNPQKARVLLQLALTQTKDPKQIQQMFNQY; encoded by the coding sequence ATGGAGTTTTTCAGAAAAACGGCACTGGCTGTACTGGTTATGGGGTGCAGCAGTGCTGCGTTAGCGCTACCCAATGTAACGATACTGGCGACCGGAGGAACCATTGCGGGTGGTGGTGATTCAGCGACAAAATCCAATTACACCGCAGGTAAAGTGGGCGTGGAGAACCTCGTTAATGCGGTACCTCAATTAAAAGATATTGCCGTCGTTAAAGGAGAGCAGGTGGTTAATATCGGCTCTCAGGATATGAATGATGACGTCTGGCTGACACTTGCGAAAAAAATTAATAATGATTGTGCGGCTACCGATGGATTCGTGATCACCCACGGCACGGATACGATGGAAGAGACCGCTTATTTTCTTGATCTCACCGTTAAATGCGATAAACCTGTCGTACTGGTCGGTGCGATGCGCCCCTCAACCTCAATGAGTGCGGATGGCCCGTTTAATCTCTACAACGCGGTGGTAACGGCTGTAGATCCACAATCTGTAAAACGCGGCGTGCTGGTTGTGATGAACGATACGGTTATGGACGGGCGCGACGTGACCAAAACAAATACCACGGATGTCGCGACGTTCCGCTCTGTGAATTACGGGCCTTTGGGCTATATCCATAATGGCAAAGTTGATTATCAACGCACGCCGGCGCGTAAACATACTGCCGCCACGCCTTTCGATGTTTCTAACCTAAGTGAATTGCCGAAAGTGGGTATTGTTTATAACTACGCCAGTGCTTCCGATCTTCCGGCAAAAGCGTTGATTGAGGCGGGATATCAGGGCATCGTAAGCGCGGGCGTGGGCAACGGCAATCTCTATAAAACGATCTTCGATACGCTGGCAACAGCGGCACATCAAGGCGTTGCTGTGGTTCGGTCATCCCGCGTGCCGACAGGCGCGACAACGGAAGATGCGGAAATTGATGACGCGAAATATGGCTTTGTCGCTTCGGGAACGCTGAACCCGCAAAAAGCTCGTGTCCTGCTTCAGCTTGCGTTAACGCAAACCAAAGATCCAAAACAAATTCAGCAGATGTTTAATCAATATTAA
- the hemW gene encoding radical SAM family heme chaperone HemW, protein MANLPPLSLYIHIPWCVQKCPYCDFNSHALKGEVPHDDYVQHLLSDLDADVAYAQGREVKTIFIGGGTPSLLSGPAMQTLLDGVRARLNLAADAEITMEANPGTVEADRFVDYQRAGVNRISIGVQSFSETKLKRLGRIHGPEEAKRAANLATGLGLRSFNLDLMHGLPDQSLEEALDDLRQAIALNPPHLSWYQLTIEPNTLFGSRPPVLPDDDALWDIFEQGDKLLTAAGYQQYETSAYAKPGYQCQHNLNYWRFGDYLGIGCGAHGKVTFPDGRILRTAKTRHPRGYMEGRYLERQHDVDVADKPFEFFMNRFRLLEPAPRAEFSRYTGLSEQAIRPQIDEALAQGYLTECAEFWQITEHGKLFLNSLLELFLAE, encoded by the coding sequence ATGGCTAATTTGCCGCCTCTGAGCCTTTATATTCACATCCCGTGGTGCGTGCAGAAATGTCCGTACTGCGACTTTAACTCGCACGCGCTGAAAGGCGAGGTGCCGCACGACGATTATGTTCAGCATCTGCTGAGTGATTTAGATGCAGACGTGGCTTACGCGCAGGGACGTGAAGTAAAGACCATTTTTATTGGCGGCGGTACACCGAGCCTGCTCTCAGGCCCGGCGATGCAAACGCTGCTGGATGGCGTGCGTGCGCGCCTCAATCTGGCGGCGGATGCGGAAATCACCATGGAAGCGAACCCCGGCACGGTGGAAGCAGATCGCTTTGTCGATTACCAGCGTGCGGGCGTGAACCGTATCTCCATCGGCGTGCAGAGCTTTAGCGAGACCAAGTTAAAGCGTCTGGGGCGTATTCACGGCCCGGAAGAAGCCAAACGCGCGGCGAATCTGGCGACGGGTCTGGGCCTGCGCAGCTTCAACCTTGATCTGATGCATGGCCTGCCGGACCAATCCTTAGAAGAAGCGCTGGACGATTTGCGCCAGGCGATTGCGCTCAATCCACCGCATCTCTCCTGGTATCAGTTGACTATCGAACCTAACACCCTGTTTGGCTCGCGCCCCCCGGTACTGCCGGATGACGACGCGCTTTGGGATATTTTCGAGCAGGGCGACAAACTGCTGACGGCGGCAGGTTATCAGCAGTATGAAACGTCGGCTTACGCGAAGCCGGGATATCAGTGCCAGCACAACCTCAACTACTGGCGCTTTGGCGACTATCTCGGCATTGGCTGCGGCGCACACGGCAAAGTCACCTTCCCGGACGGGCGCATTCTACGTACCGCCAAAACGCGCCATCCGCGTGGCTATATGGAAGGACGCTACCTGGAACGCCAGCACGATGTCGACGTGGCCGATAAACCGTTTGAGTTCTTTATGAACCGCTTCCGCCTGCTGGAACCCGCTCCGCGCGCGGAGTTTAGCCGCTATACGGGGCTCAGTGAGCAAGCGATTCGCCCGCAAATTGATGAAGCGCTGGCACAGGGGTATCTCACCGAATGCGCTGAATTCTGGCAGATTACCGAGCACGGGAAGCTGTTTTTGAACTCGCTGCTGGAGCTGTTTCTGGCTGAGTAA
- a CDS encoding XTP/dITP diphosphatase — protein MQKVVLATGNAGKVRELASLLSDFGLDIVAQTDLGVDSAEETGLTFIENAILKARHASQVTGLPAIADDSGLAVDYLGGAPGIYSARYSGEGATDERNLQKLLETLKDVPDDQRQAQFHCVLVYLRHAEDPTPLVCHGRWPGVITHAPAGNGGFGYDPIFYVPSEGKTAAELTREEKIAISHRGQALKQLLEALRNG, from the coding sequence ATGCAAAAAGTTGTCCTCGCTACCGGTAATGCCGGTAAAGTGCGCGAGCTCGCCTCGTTGCTGAGCGATTTTGGTCTCGATATCGTTGCGCAGACCGATCTTGGTGTCGATTCCGCCGAAGAGACTGGCCTGACGTTCATCGAGAACGCGATCCTTAAAGCACGCCACGCGTCACAGGTGACCGGCCTTCCCGCGATTGCCGATGATTCCGGGCTGGCGGTGGATTATCTCGGCGGTGCGCCGGGTATCTATTCCGCACGTTATTCCGGTGAAGGCGCGACCGACGAGCGTAATCTGCAAAAGCTGCTGGAAACGCTGAAAGATGTGCCGGACGACCAGCGTCAGGCGCAGTTCCACTGCGTGCTGGTCTATCTTCGTCACGCGGAAGATCCAACGCCGTTGGTGTGCCACGGTCGCTGGCCGGGCGTCATCACCCACGCGCCTGCGGGCAACGGTGGCTTCGGCTACGATCCTATTTTTTATGTCCCTTCTGAGGGGAAAACCGCCGCTGAGCTGACGCGTGAAGAGAAGATTGCCATCTCTCACCGTGGTCAGGCGCTGAAACAGTTACTGGAAGCGTTACGTAATGGCTAA
- the yggU gene encoding DUF167 family protein YggU, whose translation MSAVTSCDDGLVLRLYIQPKASRDSIVGEHGDELKVAITAPPVDGQANVHLVKFLAKQFKVAKSQVIIEKGELGRHKQVKIIHPQHIPAGVDALIN comes from the coding sequence ATGAGTGCCGTAACATCCTGCGACGACGGGCTGGTGCTGCGGCTGTATATTCAGCCGAAGGCCAGCCGTGACAGCATTGTGGGTGAACATGGCGACGAATTAAAAGTCGCCATTACCGCCCCGCCGGTCGATGGGCAGGCTAATGTCCATCTGGTGAAATTTCTCGCCAAACAGTTTAAGGTCGCCAAAAGTCAGGTCATCATCGAGAAAGGTGAACTGGGCCGCCATAAACAGGTTAAAATCATTCATCCGCAGCACATCCCAGCGGGCGTCGACGCCCTGATAAATTAG
- a CDS encoding YggT family protein, whose translation MKTLTFLLSTVIELYTMVLLLRVWMQWARCDFYNPFSQFVVKITQPIVGPLRRIIPAMGPLDSSSLLVAFILSVIKAITLFMVITFQPIIWIAAVLILLKTTGLLIFWVLLLMAIMSWVSQGRSPVEFVLMQLADPLLRPIRKLLPSMGGIDFSPMILVLLLYVINMGIAEVLQATGNMLLPGLWMAL comes from the coding sequence ATGAAGACGTTGACTTTCCTGCTCTCTACAGTGATTGAACTGTACACTATGGTGCTACTGCTGCGCGTCTGGATGCAGTGGGCACGCTGTGATTTTTACAACCCGTTCTCCCAGTTTGTGGTGAAAATCACCCAGCCTATCGTCGGGCCGCTGCGCCGCATCATTCCGGCGATGGGGCCGCTCGACAGTTCCTCGCTGCTGGTTGCCTTTATTCTTAGCGTCATCAAGGCGATTACCCTGTTTATGGTCATCACCTTCCAGCCGATAATCTGGATTGCGGCGGTGCTGATCCTGCTGAAAACCACCGGCCTGCTTATCTTCTGGGTACTGCTGCTGATGGCGATTATGAGCTGGGTAAGCCAGGGCCGTAGCCCGGTTGAGTTTGTGCTGATGCAGCTCGCCGACCCGCTGCTGCGCCCGATTCGCAAGCTGCTGCCGTCGATGGGCGGTATCGATTTCTCGCCGATGATCCTCGTGCTGCTGCTGTATGTTATCAACATGGGCATTGCCGAAGTGTTACAGGCAACGGGCAACATGCTGCTGCCGGGGCTGTGGATGGCGCTATGA
- a CDS encoding YggS family pyridoxal phosphate-dependent enzyme, with protein sequence MNDIAHNLAQVRDKISAAASRCGRLSEEVTLLAVSKTKPASAVEEAMAAGQRAFGENYVQEGVEKIRFFQDKGVTDLQWHFIGPLQSNKSRLVAEHFDWCHTVDRLKIATRLSEQRPAHLPPLNVLIQVNISDEQSKSGIEPEAIDALAAEVSALPNLCLRGLMAIPAPETEYDKQFAVAQQMAVAFARLKTHYPTVDTLSLGMSDDMEAAIAAGSTMVRIGTAIFGARDYTKNKEL encoded by the coding sequence ATGAACGATATAGCGCATAACCTGGCACAGGTCCGGGACAAAATCTCAGCCGCTGCATCACGATGCGGCCGGCTTTCAGAAGAAGTTACGCTGCTTGCAGTCAGCAAAACAAAACCTGCGAGCGCCGTCGAAGAAGCAATGGCTGCTGGCCAACGTGCATTCGGCGAAAACTACGTCCAGGAAGGCGTGGAAAAAATCCGCTTCTTTCAGGACAAAGGCGTTACGGATCTGCAATGGCACTTTATTGGCCCGTTGCAGTCCAACAAAAGTCGCCTGGTGGCGGAGCATTTCGACTGGTGCCATACGGTCGACCGGCTGAAAATTGCCACCCGGCTTAGCGAGCAGCGCCCTGCACATTTGCCACCGCTTAACGTGCTGATTCAGGTCAACATTAGCGATGAGCAGAGTAAATCCGGCATCGAACCCGAGGCGATTGACGCGTTAGCGGCGGAAGTCTCCGCCCTGCCCAATCTTTGCCTGCGCGGTTTGATGGCCATTCCGGCACCGGAAACCGAGTACGATAAGCAGTTTGCCGTCGCCCAACAAATGGCGGTAGCATTCGCGCGGCTGAAGACGCACTACCCTACGGTCGATACGCTCTCACTGGGCATGTCAGACGATATGGAAGCCGCCATTGCGGCGGGTAGCACTATGGTACGCATCGGCACCGCGATTTTCGGTGCGCGTGATTACACAAAAAATAAGGAACTCTGA
- a CDS encoding type IV pilus twitching motility protein PilT encodes MEIQEIVALSVKHNVSDLHLCSGAMARWRRCGLLESAPFSSPEPEALLRGWLSEAQHAQWRAQGQLDFAIAPSEGPRLRASAFRHARGVSLALRVLPTRCPTLAELGVPAALPELLHEEGGLILVTGATGSGKSTTLAAMVDYLNNTLDGHILTLEDPVEFIHSSQRCLIQQREIGQHISSFAEALRGALRQDPDVILLGELRDSETIRLALTAAETGHLVLATLHTRGAAQAIERLVDVFPAQEKDPVRSQLANSLCAVVAQKLVADKQGGRVALFELLVNTPAVGNLIREGKTHQLAGVMQTGQHAGMQTFSQSYQQCVAKGKL; translated from the coding sequence ATGGAAATACAAGAAATCGTGGCGCTTAGTGTAAAGCATAACGTGTCGGATCTACACCTGTGTAGCGGGGCAATGGCGCGATGGCGACGCTGTGGCTTGCTCGAATCTGCCCCCTTTTCATCACCCGAGCCGGAAGCATTGCTGCGCGGTTGGTTAAGCGAGGCACAGCACGCGCAGTGGCGGGCGCAGGGCCAGCTTGATTTCGCGATAGCGCCCTCTGAAGGGCCACGCCTGCGCGCCAGCGCATTTCGCCATGCGCGCGGGGTTTCACTGGCATTGCGTGTGCTACCGACGCGCTGCCCAACGCTCGCTGAGCTCGGCGTGCCAGCGGCGCTACCTGAACTGTTGCATGAAGAGGGTGGGTTGATACTGGTCACCGGCGCAACCGGCAGCGGTAAGTCAACGACGCTTGCCGCAATGGTCGATTACCTCAATAACACCCTGGATGGGCATATTCTGACGCTGGAAGATCCGGTGGAATTTATTCATTCCAGCCAGCGCTGCTTAATTCAACAACGCGAAATCGGTCAACATATCTCGTCATTCGCTGAGGCACTGCGCGGCGCGCTACGTCAGGACCCCGACGTTATCCTGCTGGGGGAGTTACGCGACAGCGAGACGATCCGGCTGGCATTAACCGCCGCCGAAACAGGCCATCTGGTGCTGGCGACCTTGCATACGCGCGGCGCGGCACAGGCGATTGAGCGTCTGGTTGACGTTTTTCCGGCGCAGGAAAAAGATCCGGTTCGCAGCCAACTGGCGAACAGTTTGTGTGCCGTGGTGGCGCAAAAGCTGGTGGCGGATAAACAAGGCGGGCGCGTGGCGCTCTTTGAGCTGCTGGTGAATACCCCGGCGGTAGGAAACCTGATCCGTGAGGGGAAAACGCATCAGCTTGCAGGTGTCATGCAAACTGGACAGCACGCGGGGATGCAAACTTTTTCTCAGAGCTATCAACAATGTGTGGCGAAGGGTAAGCTATAA
- a CDS encoding LuxR C-terminal-related transcriptional regulator, with amino-acid sequence MLDVSESVSKSRKIILITHPSVQANAFAGYLSDLLSVSVDVHNINKPMVQRLAKGTVVLFDIAVSNKKLNGIWRDIIRSQFDSPRLLIINSAQKYELYEMAQWPALYGVFRHDDEESRLIEGVKAVLNGEQTAELSVMHPAMYAVEQPTESSDNIPLTERECEILNELRHGATNMDIARALFISENTVRTHLYNVFRKLSVKNRTQAVSWANENLRH; translated from the coding sequence ATGCTTGATGTATCAGAGAGTGTATCTAAATCCCGCAAAATCATTTTAATCACCCACCCGTCAGTACAGGCCAATGCATTCGCTGGTTATCTTTCTGATTTACTTTCAGTTTCTGTAGATGTTCACAATATCAATAAGCCAATGGTACAGCGCCTTGCGAAAGGTACTGTGGTGCTTTTTGATATTGCTGTATCGAACAAAAAACTGAACGGTATCTGGCGCGATATTATCCGCTCGCAGTTTGATTCTCCACGCTTGCTTATTATTAACAGTGCGCAAAAGTATGAATTATACGAAATGGCGCAGTGGCCCGCGCTGTACGGTGTGTTCCGTCATGATGATGAAGAATCGCGCTTAATTGAGGGTGTCAAAGCCGTGCTGAACGGTGAACAGACTGCTGAATTGAGCGTAATGCATCCGGCAATGTACGCAGTTGAACAACCGACTGAATCATCAGACAATATTCCGCTGACCGAACGTGAATGCGAAATTCTTAATGAATTACGTCATGGTGCGACCAATATGGATATTGCTCGTGCGCTGTTCATCAGTGAAAACACAGTGCGTACGCACTTATATAATGTTTTCCGTAAGTTAAGCGTGAAAAACAGAACCCAGGCTGTCAGCTGGGCGAACGAAAATTTGCGTCACTAA